In Mercurialis annua linkage group LG6, ddMerAnnu1.2, whole genome shotgun sequence, the following are encoded in one genomic region:
- the LOC126685735 gene encoding uncharacterized protein LOC126685735 encodes MNNAAPSEPPPPPVELPELILSLEQATFMAKQLPITTDPNQHLEIYSFLHQAHWKLSSFISRPPQPLYASAAAPENSVSSATGADMAGGYDGDEPMQVVDDDNEENSKTSVDKVEEKMRGCFIKNKRAKRPLSPSSAAEDRRRLVDDDGDGRGLIDFDPHWTKLKALDLIYQFHG; translated from the coding sequence ATGAACAACGCGGCACCATCagaaccgccgccgccgccggtCGAGTTACCGGAGCTAATACTATCTCTAGAGCAAGCTACTTTCATGGCTAAACAACTCCCAATAACAACTGACCCAAACCAACATCTCGAAATTTACTCTTTTCTCCATCAAGCTCACTGGAAGCTCTCCTCATTTATTTCCCGTCCTCCTCAACCGCTGTACGCTTCTGCCGCCGCCCCGGAGAATTCTGTTTCCTCCGCCACCGGGGCTGACATGGCGGGCGGTTATGATGGTGATGAGCCTATGCAAGTTGTTGATGATGACAACGAAGAGAATTCAAAGACGAGTGTTGATAAGGTGGAAGAGAAGATGAGAGGTTGTTTTATCAAGAACAAGAGAGCTAAGCGGCCGCTTTCTCCGTCATCTGCGGCGGAGGATCGGAGAAGATTGGTTGATGATGATGGGGATGGTAGAGGGTTAATAGACTTTGATCCTcattggactaaattgaaagcTTTGGATCTCATCTATCAATTTCATGGCTGA
- the LOC126685733 gene encoding ribosomal RNA small subunit methyltransferase, chloroplastic isoform X1 translates to MPTSIIITSINPNLISNLSSYPVVFERIRVKNETFQHLILAPPINGRTVRKRMISVRCDTKSRKSSDDYHATLKALNSRGRRPRKSLGQHYMLNSEVNEQLVCAANVEEGDVVLEIGPGTGSLTNFLLESGATVLAIEKDAQMAVLVEERFSHTDHFKVLQEDFLKCHIRLHMSSLLESRSCLTEKPDRRAKVVANIPFNISSDVVKQLVPMGDIFSEVVLLLQEETALRLVESSLRTSEYRPINVFVNFYSDPEYKFKVPRSDFFPQPNVDAAVVKFKLKQAKDYPAVSSSKSFFSLVNSAFNGKRKMLRRSLQHICTSSEIEEALENIGLLPTSRPEELTLDDFVKLHNLIGVHNIIQ, encoded by the exons ATGCCGACCTCAATTATCATCACCTCTATAAATCCAAATTTGATATCGAATCTCTCATCATACCCAGTTGTGTTTGAGCGAATTAGGGTTAAAAATGAGACATTTCAG CACCTAATTCTTGCACCTCCAATAAATGGAAGAACTGTACGGAAGAGGATGATAAGTGTACGTTGTGAtacaaaatcaagaaaaagcTCAGATGATTACCATGCCACACTTAAAGCTCTCAATTCTAGAGGCCGTAGACCTCGAAAATCACTTGGCCAg CACTATATGTTGAATTCTGAAGTGAATGAGCAGCTTGTTTGTGCTGCTAATGTTGAAGAAGGAGATGTGGTTCTTGAAATTGGACCTGGGACTGGTTCTTTAACCAATTTTCTTTTGGAGAGTGGAGCCACCGTTCTTGCTATTGAGAAA GACGCGCAAATGGCTGTCCTAGTCGAAGAAAGATTTTCTCATACAGACCATTTTAAG GTTTTGCAAGAGGATTTCCTCAAATGTCACATTCGTTTGCATATGTCATCGCTGTTGGAAAGTAGAAGTTGTTTGACCGAGAAACCAGACCGACGCGCAAAA GTTGTTGCGAATATACCATTTAATATAAGTAGTGACGTAGTTAAACAACTAGTTCCTATGGGTGATATATTCTCAGAAGTCGTTCTTTTACTTCAG GAGGAGACAGCTTTACGTTTGGTAGAATCATCTTTAAGAACATCAGAATACCGACCCATCAatgtttttgtcaatttttattcAG ATCCTGAGTATAAATTTAAGGTTCCACGGTCTGACTTTTTCCCTCAGCCAAAT GTTGATGCAGCTGTTGTTAAATTTAAGCTAAAGCAAGCTAAAGATTACCCAGCAGTTTCCTCCTCTAAGAGCTTCTTCTCATTG GTAAATTCAGCATTTAATGGAAAACGCAAGATGTTGCGGCGGTCACTTCAGCACATTTGCACATCCTCTGAGATTGAAGAGGCTCTAGAAAACATTGGTCTTCTACCCACT TCAAGACCGGAGGAGCTTACATTGGATGATTTTGTGAAGTTGCACAATCTGATTGGTGTTCACAACATAATACAGTAG
- the LOC126685733 gene encoding ribosomal RNA small subunit methyltransferase, chloroplastic isoform X2 encodes MISVRCDTKSRKSSDDYHATLKALNSRGRRPRKSLGQHYMLNSEVNEQLVCAANVEEGDVVLEIGPGTGSLTNFLLESGATVLAIEKDAQMAVLVEERFSHTDHFKVLQEDFLKCHIRLHMSSLLESRSCLTEKPDRRAKVVANIPFNISSDVVKQLVPMGDIFSEVVLLLQEETALRLVESSLRTSEYRPINVFVNFYSDPEYKFKVPRSDFFPQPNVDAAVVKFKLKQAKDYPAVSSSKSFFSLVNSAFNGKRKMLRRSLQHICTSSEIEEALENIGLLPTSRPEELTLDDFVKLHNLIGVHNIIQ; translated from the exons ATGATAAGTGTACGTTGTGAtacaaaatcaagaaaaagcTCAGATGATTACCATGCCACACTTAAAGCTCTCAATTCTAGAGGCCGTAGACCTCGAAAATCACTTGGCCAg CACTATATGTTGAATTCTGAAGTGAATGAGCAGCTTGTTTGTGCTGCTAATGTTGAAGAAGGAGATGTGGTTCTTGAAATTGGACCTGGGACTGGTTCTTTAACCAATTTTCTTTTGGAGAGTGGAGCCACCGTTCTTGCTATTGAGAAA GACGCGCAAATGGCTGTCCTAGTCGAAGAAAGATTTTCTCATACAGACCATTTTAAG GTTTTGCAAGAGGATTTCCTCAAATGTCACATTCGTTTGCATATGTCATCGCTGTTGGAAAGTAGAAGTTGTTTGACCGAGAAACCAGACCGACGCGCAAAA GTTGTTGCGAATATACCATTTAATATAAGTAGTGACGTAGTTAAACAACTAGTTCCTATGGGTGATATATTCTCAGAAGTCGTTCTTTTACTTCAG GAGGAGACAGCTTTACGTTTGGTAGAATCATCTTTAAGAACATCAGAATACCGACCCATCAatgtttttgtcaatttttattcAG ATCCTGAGTATAAATTTAAGGTTCCACGGTCTGACTTTTTCCCTCAGCCAAAT GTTGATGCAGCTGTTGTTAAATTTAAGCTAAAGCAAGCTAAAGATTACCCAGCAGTTTCCTCCTCTAAGAGCTTCTTCTCATTG GTAAATTCAGCATTTAATGGAAAACGCAAGATGTTGCGGCGGTCACTTCAGCACATTTGCACATCCTCTGAGATTGAAGAGGCTCTAGAAAACATTGGTCTTCTACCCACT TCAAGACCGGAGGAGCTTACATTGGATGATTTTGTGAAGTTGCACAATCTGATTGGTGTTCACAACATAATACAGTAG
- the LOC126685733 gene encoding ribosomal RNA small subunit methyltransferase, chloroplastic isoform X3, translated as MPTSIIITSINPNLISNLSSYPVVFERIRVKNETFQHLILAPPINGRTVRKRMISVRCDTKSRKSSDDYHATLKALNSRGRRPRKSLGQHYMLNSEVNEQLVCAANVEEGDVVLEIGPGTGSLTNFLLESGATVLAIEKDAQMAVLVEERFSHTDHFKVLQEDFLKCHIRLHMSSLLESRSCLTEKPDRRAKVVANIPFNISSDVVKQLVPMGDIFSEVVLLLQEETALRLVESSLRTSEYRPINVFVNFYSDPEYKFKVPRSDFFPQPNVDAAVVKFKLKQAKDYPAVSSSKSFFSLVF; from the exons ATGCCGACCTCAATTATCATCACCTCTATAAATCCAAATTTGATATCGAATCTCTCATCATACCCAGTTGTGTTTGAGCGAATTAGGGTTAAAAATGAGACATTTCAG CACCTAATTCTTGCACCTCCAATAAATGGAAGAACTGTACGGAAGAGGATGATAAGTGTACGTTGTGAtacaaaatcaagaaaaagcTCAGATGATTACCATGCCACACTTAAAGCTCTCAATTCTAGAGGCCGTAGACCTCGAAAATCACTTGGCCAg CACTATATGTTGAATTCTGAAGTGAATGAGCAGCTTGTTTGTGCTGCTAATGTTGAAGAAGGAGATGTGGTTCTTGAAATTGGACCTGGGACTGGTTCTTTAACCAATTTTCTTTTGGAGAGTGGAGCCACCGTTCTTGCTATTGAGAAA GACGCGCAAATGGCTGTCCTAGTCGAAGAAAGATTTTCTCATACAGACCATTTTAAG GTTTTGCAAGAGGATTTCCTCAAATGTCACATTCGTTTGCATATGTCATCGCTGTTGGAAAGTAGAAGTTGTTTGACCGAGAAACCAGACCGACGCGCAAAA GTTGTTGCGAATATACCATTTAATATAAGTAGTGACGTAGTTAAACAACTAGTTCCTATGGGTGATATATTCTCAGAAGTCGTTCTTTTACTTCAG GAGGAGACAGCTTTACGTTTGGTAGAATCATCTTTAAGAACATCAGAATACCGACCCATCAatgtttttgtcaatttttattcAG ATCCTGAGTATAAATTTAAGGTTCCACGGTCTGACTTTTTCCCTCAGCCAAAT GTTGATGCAGCTGTTGTTAAATTTAAGCTAAAGCAAGCTAAAGATTACCCAGCAGTTTCCTCCTCTAAGAGCTTCTTCTCATTGGTATTTTAA
- the LOC126685732 gene encoding two-component response regulator ARR14-like, with protein MTVQQALSADIDKNAEGVIGVSILVVDCNSACLAIVSKMLCTSGYKVVTATRATDALHILRERKEKIDLILTEVHLPDMDKYELLETMREISCLPILILSADDTENVMLGCLFKGAMFYHVKPITFNDVQNFWQFSCMKNRKKNATQGAHSYQGQLPRMVASNDASECRSILDTCEQNAQRAKRKEPEDMDKDEEDNLSSTAPKKRKLVWTSDLHSRFMQAVNLLGIDNAQPSKILSHMNVPGLTKENISSHLQKYRISVKREQDEIQNNMFRVDNFYPWNIESGASEFLNPQYSITRNPQDFRSYYQNWTNLHDSSMSVPSLGSSNSPMYMQSSPQTNQMNTTHNSSSNDSPATLTITSNEELPKGRFDQIINVNNNMKNHGFEEIVGDGVELFGDCSSQQQDDYMLPPLSPLPLVWDQEKDWVTRDDMLEIDEIFDLSTFF; from the exons ATGACAGTGCAGCAGGCTCTCTCAGCAGATATCGATAAAAATGCAGAAGGTGTTATCGGTGTCAGCATCTTGGTTGTAGATTGTAATTCGGCATGTCTTGCAATTGTATCAAAAATGCTTTGTACATCTGGATATAAAG TCGTTACTGCTACACGGGCCACTGATGCATTGCACATTTTACGGGAGAGAAAAGAGAAGATTGACCTTATTTTGACAGAGGTCCACTTGCCTGATATGGATAAATACGAACTACTCGAAACCATGCGAGAAATTTCCTGCTTGCCCATTTTGA TTCTATCGGCTGATGATACCGAGAATGTCATGCTAGGCTGTCTGTTTAAAGGGGCTATGTTTTATCATGTGAAACCAATCACTTTTAATGATGTCCAAAACTTCTGGCAGTTTTCATGTATGAAAAACAGAAAGAAAAATGCCACTCAAGGAGCTCATAGCTATCAAGGTCAGTTGCCTCGTATGGTTGCTTCAAATGACGCTTCAGAATGTCGATCAATTTTAGACACTTGCGAGCAGAATGCCCAGAGGGCCAAAAGAAAAGAGCCAGAAGATATGGATAAAGACGAGGAAGATAATCTCAGTTCAACTGCACCGAAGAAACGAAAGCTAGTATGGACCAGTGACCTGCACAGCAGATTCATGCAGGCTGTCAACTTATTAGGCATTGATA ATGCTCAGCCGAGTAAAATACTTAGTCACATGAACGTTCCGGGGCTGACAAAGGAAAACATTTCAAGCCACTTGCAG AAATATCGCATTTCTGTGAAACGCGAACAAGATGAAATACAGAACAACATGTTCAGAGTTGACAATTTTTATCCATGGAATATCGAGTCTGGAGCTTCTGAATTCCTGAATCCTCAATACTCGATAACAAGAAATCCACAAGATTTCAGAAGCTATTATCAGAATTGGACGAATCTCCATGATTCTTCCATGTCCGTGCCTTCTCTTGGTTCAAGCAATTCTCCCATGTATATGCAGTCATCTCCGCAGACCAATCAGATGAACACTACCCATAACAGCAGCAGTAATGATAGTCCTGCTACACTAACAATTACCAGTAATGAGGAGCTGCCTAAGGGGAGGTTTGATCAAATAATTAACGTaaacaataatatgaaaaatcACGGATTTGAAGAAATTGTAGGTGACGGCGTAGAGCTATTTGGCGATTGTTCCTCACAGCAGCAAGACGATTACATGCTGCCGCCTCTGTCTCCGCTCCCGCTGGTATGGGATCAAGAGAAGGACTGGGTTACTAGGGATGATATGTTAGAAATCGATGAGATATTTGATTTATCAACATTTTTCTAG
- the LOC126685731 gene encoding flap endonuclease GEN-like 1: protein MGVGGKFWDLLKPYARHEGPDFLTNKRVAVDLSYWIVQHETAIKSSVRKPHLRLTFFRTINLFSKFGAFPVFVVDGTPSPLKSRARILRFFRSSGIEISDLPVPEDGVSVERNGAFLKCVKECVELLELLGMPVLKANGEAEALCAQLNLEGLVDACITSDSDAFLFGAKCVIKSIKPDSKEPFECYQMSDIETGLGLKRNHLVAIALLVGNDHDLNGVRGIGVDTALRFVQTFPDDEILNGLREIGKGNADMVQDISKVKETDMIDPYENSPKSKSSHCTLCGHPGSKRAHFKSSCEYCDTTSAEGCTRKPEGFKCNCISCNKIRKDKEQQKLENWHNKVHDKISMELNFPNDDIIEMYLCTSHVNFIEDGGTFLSWGSPNSEMLVDFLAFHQLWEPSYIRQRMLPMLSTIYLREMIEKTEKTLLYGQYEFNSIQRVKIRNGHKFYVIKWKKAVHTVSIDIDTDTPEDSDMQQEDIVEIDDSIDQLEEYNVPHSYVHGGCWFLLTDENMDLVRGAFPDAVDRYLKEKELKESKSKKSSGSKGKSESVKSPGIQKNITEFFQSTKVQFHATGGEEQADCSKNQDGVISKEKRKISSSNLPKSVRRRLLFK, encoded by the exons ATGGGAGTGGGCGGCAAATTCTGGGATTTACTTAAACCCTACGCCCGTCACGAAGGACCCGATTTCTTGACAAACAAACGGGTGGCCGTCGATCTCTCTTATTGGATTGTCCAACACGAAACCGCCATCAAATCTTCCGTGCGCAAACCTCATCTCCGCCTCACCTTCTTCCGTACCATCAACCTCTTCTCCaag TTTGGTGCATTCCCTGTTTTTGTTGTTGATGGAACCCCCTCGCCGTTAAAGTCTCGGGCCAGAATTTTGCGGTTTTTTCGGTCATCTGGTATTGAGATTTCTGATTTACCGGTGCCGGAAGACGGTGTATCTGTTGAGAGGAATGGGGCGTTTTTGAAATGTGTTAAAGAGTGCGTG GAATTGCTTGAACTGTTGGGGATGCCGGTTTTGAAAGCGAACGGCGAAGCTGAAGCTTTGTGTGCTCAGTTGAACCTTGAAGGTCTTGTGGATGCTTGTATTACTTCGGATAGCGATGCTTTCTTGTTTGGGGCTAAATGTGTTATCAAATCCATTAAACCCGACTCTAaa GAGCCATTTGAATGTTATCAAATGTCAGATATTGAAACTGGTCTTGGGTTGAAGAGAAACCATTTGGTAGCCATTGCTTTGTTGGTTGGGAATGACCATGATCTAAATGGAGTCCGGGGGATTGGAGTTGATACTGCTCTACGTTTTGTCCAAACTTTTCCAGATGATGAGATTTTGAACGG CTTACGTGAAATAGGCAAGGGAAATGCTGACATGGTTCAGGATATTTCGAAGGTTAAGGAAACTGATATGATTGATCCATATGAAAACTCGCCAAAGTCAAAGTCTTCTCACTGTACTTTGTGCGGACATCCTGGTAGTAAAAGAGCACACTTCAAGTCTTCTTGTGAGTACTGTGACACCACTAGTGCTGAGGGTTGCACTAGAAAGCCTGAAGGTTTTAAATGTAATTGTATCAGCTGTAATAAG ATCCGCAAAGATAAGGAGCAGCAAAAACTTGAAAATTGGCATAATAAAGTTCACGATAAGATTTCAATGGAGCTGAATTTTCCAAATGATGATATTATTGAAATGTATTTGTGTACCAGTCACGTAAATTTTATTG AGGATGGTGGCACATTTTTATCATGGGGAAGCCCAAACTCAGAGATGCTTGTCGATTTCCTGGCTTTTCATCAGCTTTGGGAGCCATCTTACATTCGACAAAGAATGCTTCCTATGTTATCAACTATTTATCTGCGAGAGATGATTGAAAAAACCGAGAAGACATTGTTATATGGGCAATATGAATTCAATTCTATTCAGCGTGTCAAAATAAGAAATGGGCACAAATTTTATGTGATCAAGTGGAAGAAAGCTGTGCACACTGTTAGCATTGATATCGATACAGACACACCGGAAGATTCGGATATGCAGCAGGAAGACATTGTAGAAATTGACGATTCGATTGATCAATTGGAAGAGTACAATGTCCCACACAGTTATGTTCATGGTGGATGTTGGTTTTTGCTGACAGATGAAAATATGGATCTTGTTCGTGGTGCTTTTCCAGATGCAGTTGACAGATATTTAAAGGAGAAG GAACTGAAAGAATCAAAAAGTAAAAAGAGTTCAGGCTCCAAAGGCAAGTCAGAATCGGTGAAGTCACCTGGTATCCAAAAGAACATAACAGAATTTTTTCAATCCACCAAAGTACAGTTTCATGCAACTGGAGGAGAAGAGCAAGCTGATTGTTCTAAAAATCAAGATGGTGTGATTTCGAAAGAGAAGAGGAAGATTTCAAGTTCAAACCTTCCAAAGTCTGTGCGCCGCCGCCTTCTATTTAAGTAG
- the LOC126685912 gene encoding uncharacterized protein LOC126685912, with protein sequence MNRSDTVSKSRNQFMSERRPRMLKDFLIDESNSCSSNGFRSFPRYPADSLPVRTLIKNDLDSKNSLTRTRSSISAFQNMIINAIKNMQFMTAVKSTSILPRTLSRRLSSKRSTCKENQENKETEVKVTVVTIKDIIRWKSFRDLIEEKSPPSDLPPSSPHHYTTTTTTTGSTATTPCSRSSNGSTSSWCDSDFTAENLPCSWDGNEVVKVGKLNLPRVGEDTMEAATTDKAEERQQNSPVSVIDNTEFEEDDDDDYESSSFERTKQKFMQKIQKFERLARVEPINLEKWMPMDENASSSEEDEEEIRETNSRDQEVEEKAWELLSRVKETNSLAEFNDGNVERIVFDFFRDELSRNRNESEMMRRVKKWMNGEDMKWTGSEKKEVYVSDMEKEGNWGVFQEEQQELGLAIENGIMGLLVDDLLIDLIS encoded by the exons ATGAATCGTTCAGatacagtttcaaaatcaaGAAACCAATTCATGTCCGAGCGCAGACCACGAATGCTCAAAGATTTCCTCATCGACGAGTCAAATTCTTGCTCTTCAAACGGGTTCAGATCATTTCCAAGATACCCGGCCGATTCTTTGCCGGTCAGAACCCTAATCAAAAACGATCTCGACAGCAAAAACTCACTTACAAGAACTCGAAGTTCCATCTCAGCATTTCAAAACATGATAATCAACGCCATCAAGAACATGCAGTTCATGACCGCCGTTAAGTCTACATCCATTCTCCCCAGAACCCTGTCGCGGCGGCTGTCGTCTAAACGAAGCACATGcaaagaaaatcaagaaaacaaaGAAACCGAAGTCAAAGTTACAGTAGTCACAATCAAAGATATTATACGGTGGAAATCATTTCGAGACCTCATCGAAGAAAAATCTCCACCGTCGGATTTACCGCCATCATCACCACATCAttacaccaccaccaccacaacGACAGGCTCCACCGCCACGACTCCATGCAGCAGGAGCAGCAATGGCTCGACAAGCAGCTGGTGCGACAGCGATTTCACAGCGGAGAATTTACCGTGCAGCTGGGACGGTAACGAGGTGGTTAAAGtgggtaaattaaatttaccaCGTGTCGGCGAGGATACGATGGAGGCGGCGACAACAGACAAG GCAGAGGAGAGGCAGCAGAATAGCCCTGTTTCAGTCATTGACAATACTGAATTTGAAGAAGAcgatgatgatgattatgagTCAAGCTCCTTTGAGA GAACTAAACAAAAGTTTATGCAAAAGATCCAAAAATTTGAGAGGCTGGCTAGAGTTGAGCCTATCAATCTTGAAAAATGGATGCCAATGGACGAAAATGCCAGCTCTAGTGAAGAAGATGAGGAAGAAATAAGAGAAACAAATAGTAGGGACCAAGAAGTAGAAGAAAAGGCATGGGAACTATTGAGTCGTGTTAAAGAGACGAATTCACTCGCAGAATTTAACGATGGTAATGTCGAAAGGATAGTGTTTGATTTCTTTAGAGACGAGTTGAGTAGAAATCGAAATGAAAGTGAGATGATGAGGAGAGTAAAAAAATGGATGAATGGAGAAGATATGAAGTGGACTGGATCGGAGAAAAAAGAAGTTTATGTATCTGATATGGAAAAGGAAGGAAATTGGGGGGTGTTTCAAGAAGAACAACAAGAGTTGGGTTTGGCTATTGAAAATGGGATTATGGGTCTTTTGGTTGATGATCTACTCATTGATCTCATCTCTTGA